The Humulus lupulus chromosome 3, drHumLupu1.1, whole genome shotgun sequence genome window below encodes:
- the LOC133823611 gene encoding uncharacterized protein LOC133823611 has protein sequence MALTIKQFSLIVAFSGVLSFIFGVVAENKKPAAGTPVPGIGVIMCKYPSDPTVALGYLSLAFLVVSTVFGLWSLFYPYKGKSVPQGALFRSTTFVVFFNIALFTAGLAAALLLWPTLTEQFHLLHNVHRTPKADCPTAKTGLFGGGAFVSLDSALFWLVALMLADNAREDYFEEVEKDPKGQVTADEYDRHAVA, from the exons ATGGCCTTAACTATTAAGCAGTTTTCGTTGATTGTGGCCTTTTCTGGTGTGTTGTCCTTCATTTTTGGAGTTGTTGCTGAAAATAAAAAG CCTGCTGCAGGCACTCCAGTTCCAGGGATAGGTGTTATTATGTGCAAATATCCCTCTGATCCAACTGTGGCTTTGGGGTATCTGTCTTTAGCATTTCTCGTGGTATCAACAGTTTTTGGGCTTTGGTCATTGTTTTATCCGTACAAAGGAAAGTCCGTTCCACAAGGTGCTTTGTTCCGGAGCACCACCTTTGTCGTTTTCTTCAACATTGCTTTGTTCACAGCAGGATTAGCTGCAGCCCTCTTGTTGTGGCCTACACTCACAGAGCAATTTCACCTATTGCACAATGTCCACCGCACTCCTAAGGCAGATTGCCCTACCGCTAAGACGGGTCTGTTTGGCGGCGGTGCTTTTGTGTCTCTTGATTCAGCACTTTTCTGGTTGGTGGCACTGATGTTAGCTGACAATGCCCGTGAGGATTACTTTGAGGAGGTAGAAAAGGACCCTAAGGGACAGGTCACCGCGGATGAGTATGATAGGCATGCGGTGGCGTAG